The following are encoded together in the Drosophila sechellia strain sech25 chromosome 3R, ASM438219v1, whole genome shotgun sequence genome:
- the LOC6613727 gene encoding peritrophin-55 gives MKAVIFVLAVVVAMTGKAQAVCKNDPQYTEKIDPVVCNKAGFKLPNYENATLYYQCTTQVQSGVSVLTAVPTSCAQGSSFNYAMQRCMTCDTYFPSAQCSSLPIDVTCVPIATTVAPTTVTTIAPTTVTTIAPTTASTTVTTAAPTTAAPGESTTAAPGESTTVTVPVPQTDSPSSTTASGSDDIITPTGTTIYVPQPPSPNDNNVPTPVTPAPTAPVINDGPPTAPSASTD, from the exons ATGAAAGCCG TGATCTTTGTGCTCGCCGTCGTGGTGGCCATGACCGGAAAAGCCCAGGCCGTATGCAAGAACGATCCTCAGTATACGGAAAAAATTGATCCTGTTGTATGCAATAAGGCAGGATTCAAGTTGCCCAACTACGAGAACGCGACCTTGTACTACCAGTGCACCACACAGGTGCAGTCCGGTGTCTCAGTGCTGACCGCCGTCCCGACCAGCTGTGCCCAAGGCTCCTCCTTCAACTATGCCATGCAGAGATGCATGACCTGCGACACTTACTTCCCAAGCGCCCAGTGCAGCAGTCTGCCCATCGACGTGACCTGTGTGCCCATCGCCACCACTGTGGCCCCCACAACCGTAACCACCATTGCTCCCACCACCGTAACCACCATTGCTCCCACCACCGCGTCCACCACTGTAACTACCGCTGCCCCCACCACTGCGGCACCCGGCGAGTCCACCACTGCGGCACCTGGCGAGTCCACCACCGTCACGGTGCCCGTACCACAAACTGATTCTCCTAGCAGCACCACGGCCTCCGGCAGTGACGACATCATTACCCCCACTGGCACCACCATCTACGTGCCCCAGCCCCCCTCTCCCAATGATAACAATGTGCCCACTCCGGTGACGCCCGCGCCCACAGCTCCTGTCATCAACGACGGTCCTCCGACCGCACCTTCGGCCAGCACCGATTAA
- the LOC116801669 gene encoding vesicular acetylcholine transporter — protein MASFQIPVINLEVREVKDIVWEKIQEPVNQRRLILVIVSIALLLDNMLYMVIVPIIPDYLREIGSFDDGPTPPPLRDNITGKIIPVHHDHHGQDSATGILFASKAIVQLMVNPFSGGLIDKIGYDLPMMIGLTIMFFSTAVFACGSSYSVLFFARSLQGAGSAFADTAGLAMIADRFTEENERSQALGIALAFISFGCLVAPPFGGALYQFAGKEVPFLILALVCLLDGLMLLLVMKPVKEAMKQSKDVQDQVIPIWRLLMDPYIAVCAGALTMSNVALAFLEPTISLWMEDNMTTDNWKIGMVWLPAFFPHVLGVVITVKMARKYPQHQWLMAAGGLALEGFSCFIIPFCSGYKMLMLPICVICFGIALIDTALLPTLGYLVDVRYVSVYGSIYAIADISYSIAYAVGPIIAGGVVEAIGFTALNFLIAFSNLAYVPVLRKLRNIYDFKPFENEANILMQDPPNKEYQTYVMHDQKPVEGGVKNHLEYGQQYQQEQETNLDDQQYEYQQQQQGYQQGYQQDQGYQPGYQEQGGSYAPQGQPRVANPFQQQQQQQQQQVQSRGPAAPANPFRQGF, from the coding sequence ATGGCCTCATTCCAAATACCTGTTATCAACCTGGAGGTGCGCGAGGTCAAGGACATCGTGTGGGAGAAGATCCAGGAGCCGGTGAACCAGCGACGCCTCATCCTCGTGATTGTATCGATAGCCCTGCTGCTGGACAACATGCTGTATATGGTGATAGTGCCGATTATACCCGACTATTTAAGAGAGATTGGCAGCTTCGATGATGGGCCGACGCCTCCGCCGTTGAGGGATAATATCACGGGAAAGATCATACCCGTGCATCATGACCATCACGGGCAGGACTCAGCCACGGGCATCCTATTCGCCTCGAAGGCCATTGTCCAGCTGATGGTGAATCCCTTTTCGGGCGGCCTCATCGACAAGATCGGCTACGATTTGCCCATGATGATCGGCCTGACCATCATGTTCTTCTCCACGGCTGTCTTTGCTTGTGGCAGCAGCTACAGTGTCCTGTTCTTTGCCCGATCCCTGCAGGGAGCCGGTTCCGCCTTTGCGGACACCGCCGGATTGGCAATGATAGCTGATCGGTTTACCGAGGAGAACGAGCGTTCGCAGGCCCTTGGCATTGCGTTGGCCTTTATCAGTTTCGGATGCCTGGTGGCGCCTCCGTTTGGCGGAGCGCTCTACCAGTTCGCCGGAAAGGAAGTGCCCTTCCTGATCCTGGCGCTGGTGTGCCTACTGGACgggctgatgctgctgctggtgatgaAACCGGTCAAGGAGGCGATGAAGCAAAGCAAGGATGTGCAGGACCAAGTAATACCCATCTGGCGTCTGCTGATGGATCCCTATATTGCCGTCTGTGCCGGGGCACTGACCATGTCCAATGTGGCGCTGGCCTTCCTGGAGCCCACCATCTCGCTGTGGATGGAGGACAACATGACCACGGACAACTGGAAGATCGGCATGGTCTGGCTGCCCGCCTTCTTTCCACACGTTCTGGGCGTGGTCATTACGGTGAAGATGGCCCGCAAGTATCCGCAGCACCAGTGGCTAATGGCCGCCGGTGGATTAGCGCTGGAGGGCTTCTCCTGCTTCATCATACCGTTCTGCAGTGGCTACAAGATGCTCATGCTGCCCATCTGTGTGATCTGCTTTGGAATTGCCCTAATAGACACGGCTCTACTGCCCACACTTGGTTATCTGGTGGACGTGCGATATGTGTCGGTGTACGGCAGTATCTATGCCATAGCGGATATATCCTATTCGATCGCCTATGCCGTAGGGCCCATTATCGCCGGCGGAGTGGTGGAGGCCATTGGCTTTACGGCTCTCAACTTCTTGATAGCCTTCTCGAATCTGGCCTATGTGCCCGTGCTGCGAAAGCTACGCAACATCTATGACTTCAAGCCGTTCGAGAATGAGGCCAACATCCTGATGCAGGACCCGCCCAACAAGGAGTACCAGACCTATGTGATGCACGACCAGAAGCCAGTGGAGGGTGGCGTCAAGAACCATCTGGAGTACGGCCAGCAGtatcagcaggagcaggagacCAATCTGGATGACCAGCAGTACGagtaccagcagcagcagcagggatACCAGCAAGGATATCAGCAGGATCAGGGCTACCAGCCGGGCTACCAGGAGCAGGGCGGCAGCTACGCTCCGCAAGGCCAGCCCCGTGTGGCCAATCccttccagcagcagcagcagcaacaacagcaacaggtCCAGAGCAGAGGTCCTGCCGCCCCAGCGAATCCCTTTAGGCAAGGATTTTAA
- the LOC6613728 gene encoding uncharacterized protein LOC6613728 — protein sequence MYKVSIICCLLLGLFLALSSAYNGQDIYAEPNCAIVEDHARKFRDISDPTHYWVCPEGQEKADYIQCPDNYAFMEQQQNCVVWEEWKWVEPYTK from the exons ATGTACAAGG TTTCGATCATCTGCTGCCTGCTGTTGGGCCTGTTCCTGGCCCTCAGCTCCGCCTACAATGGCCAGGACATCTATGCCGAGCCCAATTGCGCCATTGTCGAGGATCACGCTCGCAAGTTCCGCGACATCTCGGACCCCACCCACTACTGGGTGTGCCCCGAGGGTCAGGAGAAGGCCGACTACATCCAGTGCCCGGACAACTACGCCTTCATGGAGCAGCAACAGAACTGCGTCGTCTGGGAGGAGTGGAAGTGGGTCGAGCCCTACACCAAATAA
- the LOC6613729 gene encoding uncharacterized protein LOC6613729 yields the protein MKSVVALFATVLAIILVAGVSADAGRSACKDESEIGQTYTHHFDAAKYWLCETLGVPATEVDCPAGLAYMHLLKECIPWASYIWKKPEMPPTVA from the exons ATGAAGTCTG TTGTTGCCCTGTTTGCCACCGTTTTGGCCATTATTTTGGTGGCTGGCGTGAGTGCGGATGCGGGTCGCTCCGCCTGCAAGGATGAGTCCGAGATTGGACAGACCTATACGCATCACTTCGATGCCGCCAAGTACTGGCTGTGCGAGACCCTCGGCGTTCCGGCCACCGAGGTGGACTGCCCCGCGGGACTGGCCTACATGCATCTGCTCAAGGAGTGCATCCCATGGGCCAGCTACATCTGGAAGAAGCCTGAGATGCCACCAACTGTGGCCTGA
- the LOC6613730 gene encoding LOW QUALITY PROTEIN: pro-resilin (The sequence of the model RefSeq protein was modified relative to this genomic sequence to represent the inferred CDS: deleted 2 bases in 1 codon): MILYKSACCASGSSVVRIRPSAEHRLQSAPKNLKEAAGAHENVRLICIRSSSSSSSSPGEAASVMRVQLFGVIAVAVVAVSLVRDVGAEPPVNNAYLPPSSPQRPSSKYGAPPASSYLPPASGPAPSFNSAPSSSYAAPSQSASSGGPYPAPAPRPSSSYGPPASRPSSSYGPPPSRPSQSYGPPPQAKKHHHRRPSGSYGAPRPAPPSQSYGAPPSSSYGPPKSAPPSQSYGAPAPPSSKYGPPKSAPSSSYGAPRPAAPSSSYGAPAPPSSSYGAPAAPSSSYGAPAAPSSSYGAPAPPSKSYGAPAPPSSSYGAPAAPSKSYGAPAPPSSSYGAPAPPSPSYGAPAPPSKSYGAPAPPSSSYGAPAAPSKSYGAPAPPPSPSYGAPSAPSSSYGPPKSAPAPPSSSYGAPPQAPVSSYLPPPSRPSKPSSSYGAPSVSSFVPLPSAPSTNYGAPSKTQSLGSSGYSSGPSSSYEAPVAPPSSSYGAPSSSFQPIAPPSSSYGAPSSGSGSSSGSFSASPSSLYSAPSKGSSGGSFPSAPSSSYSAPSASANSGGSYPSAPSSSYSAPSSSSSSGGPYASAPSSSYSAPSSGSNSGGPYPAAPSSSYSAPSASANSGGSYPSAPSSSYSAPSPGSNSGGSYPAAPSSSYSAPSPSANSGGPYASAPSSSYSAPSSSSNSGGPYAAAPSSSYSAPSSSSSSGGPYPSTPSSSYSVPSSGLSSGGPYPSAPSSSYSAPSSNSGGPYPAAPSNSYSAPIAPPSSSYGAPASGPSPSFSAPSSSYGAPSTGSGSSSFSSSSSSFSGASSSSSGGYPSAPSSSYGAPSTGSGHSFSSAPSSSYSAPPAGGSSSSGPYPSAPSQDSGYEYNGPSQVHETIQQSYSADGGYTYRKK, from the exons ATGATTTTGTATAAAAGTGCATGCTGCGCATCAGGCAGCAGTGTAGTTCGCATTCGTCCATCGGCAGAGCATCGTCTGCAAAGTGCCCCCAAAAATCTCAAAGAAGCAGCTGGTGCCCACGAAAACG TTCGGTTAATTTGCATTCGAAGCTCATCA TCGAGCTCATCATCCCCCGGAGAAGCAGCATCAGTCATGCGAGTG CAGCTTTTCGGTGTCATCGCCGTGGCCGTCGTGGCCGTTTCGCTGGTCCGCGATGTTGGAGCGGAGCCACCGGTGAACAACGCCTACTTGCCACCCAGCTCGCCCCAACGTCCGTCCTCCAAGTATGGTGCTCCGCCGGCCAGCTCCTACCTGCCACCCGCCTCCGGACCGGCGCCATCGTTCAATTCCGCTCCGTCCAGCAGCTATGCGGCTCCATCCCAAAGTGCTTCATCGGGTGGCCCATATCCGGCTCCCGCACCACGTCCCTCCAGTTCTTATGGACCACCAGCCTCCCGGCCCTCGTCCAGCTATGGACCACCGCCCAGCCGGCCGAGCCAGTCGTACGGACCACCGCCACAGGCCAAGAAGCACCATCATCGTCGTCCATCCGGCAGCTACGGAGCTCCGAGACCCGCTCCGCCTTCGCAGAGCTATGGTGCCCCGCCCTCTTCTAGCTATGGACCCCCGAAGTCCGCGCCTCCATCCCAGAGTTATGGTGCTCCAGCTCCACCATCCAGCAAGTACGGTCCTCCCAAGTCAGCACCTTCTTCCAGCTACGGAGCCCCTAGACCAGCAGCCCCTTCATCCTCCTATGGCGCTCCCGCACCACCATCGTCGTCTTATGGAGCACCTGCCGCCCCATCATCATCTTATGGAGCACCTGCCGCCCCATCATCGTCTTATGGAGCTCCCGCACCACCTTCCAAATCTTATGGAGCACCTGCTCCTCCATCTTCATCGTATGGAGCGCCTGCTGCTCCTTCCAAGTCTTATGGAGCACCTGCCCCACCATCTTCATCGTATGGAGCACCTGCACCACCATCCCCATCTTACGGAGCCCCAGCACCACCATCCAAATCTTACGGAGCCCCTGCTCCTCCATCTTCTTCGTATGGAGcacctgctgctccttctAAGTCTTATGGAGCACCCGCCCCGCCACCATCTCCCTCCTATGGAGCACCTTCAGCACCCTCTTCATCCTACGGACCTCCCAAGTCAGCACCCGCACCACCTTCCTCCAGCTATGGAGCACCGCCTCAGGCGCCCGTCAGCTCCTACCTGCCACCTCCATCGCGACCATCGAAGCCCTCTTCCAGCTACGGAGCACCCAGTGTAAGCAGCTTTGTGCCCTTGCCCTCGGCGCCATCGACCAACTATGGAGCACCATCAAAGACCCAGAGCCTGGGAAGCAGTGGCTATTCATCCGGACCTTCTTCATCCTACGAAGCACCAGTGGCACCTCCATCGTCCTCGTACGGAGCTCCTTCCTCTTCGTTCCAGCCCATCGCACCACCATCGTCTAGCTACGGCGCTCCCAGCAGCGGATCAGGCTCAAGCAGCGGAAGCTTCTCGGCCTCTCCCTCATCTTTGTACAGCGCCCCAAGCAAGGGTTCCAGTGGTGGATCTTTCCCATCAGCGCCATCCAGTTCGTACTCTGCTCCCAGTGCCAGTGCTAACAGCGGTGGATCGTACCCCTCGGCTCCTTCATCATCCTACTCTGCCCCTAGTTCGAGCTCCAGCAGTGGGGGACCTTATGCCTCGGCTCCGTCTTCCTCCTACTCGGCACCCAGCTCTGGATCCAACAGTGGTGGACCTTACCCCGCTGCTCCATCGTCCTCGTACTCCGCTCCCAGTGCCTCTGCCAACAGTGGTGGATCCTATCCATCGGCTCCATCCTCGTCTTACTCGGCACCTAGCCCAGGATCGAACAGCGGCGGATCctatcctgcagctccttcaTCCTCGTACTCGGCACCGAGTCCTTCAGCCAACAGTGGAGGACCTTATGCCTCGGCTCCCTCCTCTTCGTACTCCGCACCCAGCTCTAGCTCCAACTCCGGCGGGCCATATGCCGCTGCTCCCTCATCTTCGTACTCCGCTCCCAGTTCCAGCTCGAGCAGCGGAGGACCCTACCCATCGACGCCATCATCTTCGTACTCCGTACCCAGCTCCGGTTTAAGCAGTGGAGGACCATACCCATCGGCTCCTTCTTCGTCCTACTCCGCACCCAGCTCCAACAGCGGAGGACCTTACCCGGCTGCTCCATCCAACTCTTACTCGGCACCGATCGCTCCCCCATCCTCATCTTACGGAGCACCTGCCTCAGGACCGTCTCCCTCGTTCAGCGCTCCCTCCTCTTCCTATGGTGCTCCCTCCACTGGATCAGGCTCCAGCTCATTCTcgtcctcctcatcctccttCAGCGGAGCCTCGTCGAGCAGCAGCGGTGGCTATCCCTCTGCTCCTTCCAGCTCCTATGGAGCTCCATCCACCGGTTCGGGCCACAGCTTCTCCAGCGCACCCTCGTCCAGCTACAGTGCTCCGCCAGCCGGTGGATCGTCCAGCTCCGGTCCCTATCCAAGTGCTCCGTCCCAGGACTCCGGCTACGAGTACAACGGACCCAGCCAGGTGCACGAGACCATTCAGCAGAGCTACAGTGCCGACGGTGGCTACACCTATCGCAAGAAGTGA
- the LOC6613731 gene encoding high-affinity choline transporter 1 has protein sequence MINIAGVVSIVLFYLLILVVGIWAGRKKQSGNDSEEEVMLAGRSIGLFVGIFTMTATWVGGGYINGTAEAIYTSGLVWCQAPFGYALSLVFGGIFFANPMRKQGYITMLDPLQDSFGERMGGLLFLPALCGEVFWAAGILAALGATLSVIIDMDHRTSVILSSCIAIFYTLFGGLYSVAYTDVIQLFCIFIGLWMCIPFAWSNEHVGSLSDLEVDWIGHVEPKKHWLYIDYGLLLVFGGIPWQVYFQRVLSSKTAGRAQLLSYVAAAGCILMAIPPVLIGAIAKATPWNETDYKGPYPLTVDETSMILPMVLQYLTPDFVSFFGLGAVSAAVMSSADSSVLSAASMFARNVYKLIFRQKASEMEIIWVMRVAIIVVGILATIMALTIPSIYGLWSMCSDLVYVILFPQLLMVVHFKKHCNTYGSLSAYIVALAIRLSGGEAILGLAPLIKYPGYDEETKEQMFPFRTMAMLLSLVTLISVSWWTKMMFESGKLPPSYDYFRCVVNIPEDVQRVGDPSESGEQLSVMAGPLARSYGAATMAGKDERNGRINPALESDDDLPVAEARRINQETAQAQVKKMLDNATGVKPSGGGGGHLQSQSGMAMPTAEQDNTAF, from the exons ATGATCAATATCGCTGGCGTCGTGAGCATCGTGCTCTTCTACCTCCTGATCCTGGTCGTGGGCATTTGGGCCGGTCGCAAGAAGCAGTCCGGCAATGATTCGGAGGAGGAAGTCATGCTGGCCGGACGCTCCATCGGCCTCTTCGTGGGCATCTTCACCATGACGGCCACCTGGGTGGGTGGCGGCTACATCAACGGCACGGCGGAGGCTATATACACATCGGGTCTGGTGTGGTGTCAGGCTCCATTTGGATACGCTCTAAGCTTGGTATTTG GTGGCATCTTCTTTGCCAATCCCATGCGCAAGCAGGGTTACATCACCATGCTGGATCCGTTGCAAGATTCCTTTGGTGAGCGGATGGGAGGATTGCTCTTCCTGCCCGCTCTGTGTGGCGAAGTCTTTTGGGCAGCCGGCATCCTGGCTGCACTTGGAGCCACTCTGTCGGTGATCATCGACATGGATCACCGCACCTCGGTGATCCTGTCCTCCTGCATCGCCATCTTCTACACACTGTTCGGTGGTCTATACTCCGTGGCGTATACGGACGTCATCCAGTTGTTCTGCATCTTCATCGGTCTCTGGATGTGCATTCCCTTCGCCTGGAGCAACGAGCACGTGGGCAGCCTAAGTGACCTGGAGGTGGATTGGATTGGGCACGTGGAGCCTAAAAAGCATTGGCTGTACATAGACTACGGTTTGCTGCTCGTCTTTGGTGGCATTCCCTGGCAGGTCTACTTCCAGCGTGTGCTGTCCAGCAAAACGGCAGGAAGGGCCCAGCTTTTGTCCTATGTTGCAGCCGCCGGATGCATTTTGATGGCCATTCCCCCGGTGCTCATCGGAGCGATTGCCAAGGCCACAC CTTGGAACGAGACAGATTACAAGGGACCCTATCCCCTGACCGTGGACGAGACGAGCATGATTCTGCCCATGGTGCTGCAGTACCTCACGCCCGACTTCGTGTCCTTCTTTGGACTGGGCGCTGTTTCTGCCGCCGTGATGTCCTCCGCCGACTCCTCGGTGCTCTCCGCCGCCTCCATGTTCGCCCGGAACGTGTACAAATTGATTTTCCGTCAGAAGGCGTCCGAGATGGAAATCATTTGGGTGATGCGAGTTGCCATCATTGTGGTGGGCATCTTGGCCACCATCATGGCCCTCACCATTCCCTCCATCTACGGCTTGTG GTCCATGTGCTCGGATCTGGTCTACGTCATCCTGTTCCCGCAGCTACTGATGGTGGTGCACTTCAAGAAGCACTGCAACACGTACGGCAGCCTGTCGGCATACATTGTGGCCCTGGCCATCCGGCTGTCGGGCGGTGAGGCCATCTTGGGACTGGCTCCGTTGATCAAGTATCCCGGCTACGATGAGGAGACCAAGGAGCAGATGTTCCCCTTCCGCACCATGGCCATGCTGCTCAGCTTGGTCACGCTCATCTCGGTCTCCTGGTGGACTAA AATGATGTTCGAGTCCGGCAAGTTGCCGCCCAGCTACGACTACTTCCGCTGCGTGGTCAACATTCCGGAGGATGTGCAGCGTGTGGGCGATCCCTCGGAGTCGGGTGAGCAGCTATCCGTGATGGCTGGACCCCTGGCCCGATCCTACGGAGCGGCCACCATGGCGGGCAAGGATGAGCGCAATGGCCGCATCAATCCCGCCCTGGAATCGGACGACGATCTGCCGGTGGCGGAGGCACGTCGCATCAACCAGGAGACGGCGCAGGCGCAGGTCAAAAAGATGCTGGATAATGCCACTGGGGTGAAGCCGTCGGGCGGAGGAGGCGGCCACCTCCAGAGCCAAAGCGGGATGGCCATGCCCACGGCGGAGCAGGACAATACGGCCTTCTGA
- the LOC6613732 gene encoding kanadaptin: MNEFKVPAPLPKPKVIITEKPRSEVPAEPPPPPLKIPKTPKSSPAAVCPYKVPKWSAPPAENQIYSFEVLKSGQIIDTVHQLQQQAVWTFGRLPENDVPAAHPTISRFHVVLQYKPKAPPKPESAKEDDEMEELDEEPKNDQPEGWYIYDMGSTHGTFLNKQRVPPKVYIRMRVGHMLKLGGSTRVYILQGPGEDEEPESEMSVTELRQKREKELADAAVERELRLLEAEERERNEGVSWGMGDDADEETDLSHNPYASTNNEELFFDDPKKTLRGFFEREGLNLEYRCDELSTGSFVCRVELPLDDSNGRPIIVEVNHKGRKKDCVVQCALEACRTLDRHGVLRQANQEAQKRKQLKNRDSDDEDEFWDRTGDVARKKQRKDTAGVSVTLTYEDLLKQEIELNLEMEKVEQEIATYQQKEKKLKELAAKQQTEGDDLDNFMDMLTKDVEQLDKTEIKKLRLEQQRLKGEQQKVERLLKIAKPTALPFTTSLAAGSKESAVEEGGAAKKKQLPMIGKRNQFSKFKVVKAPSSIQAMPQSNAFASDEEEVEEEEVKEKVKEKEAEVDNLEKEETQPESTTKPSTPENDSLKETKLPAQPEESKPTVAKTEVLKPENVRSTKVSTEAPPAPSHAVASTNPDEVLRTPVEDSSTPAEDITARADDTSEPEEVQKKRRQRQRQRNKQRQDVDMDLDELAEHEDTEKYAKWVPPTNQSGDGITHLNEKFGY; the protein is encoded by the exons ATGAACGAGTTCAAAGTGCCCGCTCCGCTGCCCAAACCCAAAGTGATTATCACAGAGAAGCCGCGCTCTGAAGTTCCCGCAGAGCCACCGCCTCCGCCATTGAAAATCCCCAAAACTCCGAAATCCTCGCCAGCGGCCGTCTGTCCGTACAAGGTGCCTAAGTGGTCAGCTCCGCCAGCCGAAAATCAGATCTACAGCTTTGAGGTGCTCAAGTCCGGCCAGATAATCGACACTGTGCACCAGCTGCAGCAACAGGCGGTCTGGACTTTCGGTCGTTTGCCGGAGAACGATGTGCCCGCCGCACATCCGACGATCTCACGCTTCCACGTGGTCCTGCAGTACAAGCCCAAGGCTCCGCCAAAGCCCGAATCCGCTAAGGAAGACGATGAGATGGAAGAACTGGATGAGGAGCCAAAGAACGATCAGCCAGAGGGTTGGTACATCTACGACATGGGCAGCACACACGGGACTTTTTTAAACAAACAGAGGGTGCCGCCAAAGGTCTACATCCGGATGAGGGTTGGTCACATGCTCAAGTTAGGCGGCAGCACACGCGTGTATATCCTGCAGGGTCCCGGCGAGGATGAGGAACCGGAATCAGAGATGTCCGTCACCGAACTGCGTCAAAAACGGGAGAAGGAGCTGGCTGATGCAGCCGTGGAACGAGAGTTGAGGCTTCTGGAAGCTGAGGAGCGAGAGCGCAACGAGGGCGTCAGCTGGGGCATGGGCGACGACGCTGATGAGGAGACGGATCTCAGTCACAATCCCTACGCCAGCACCAACAACGAGGAGCTCTTCTTCGATGATCCAAAGAAAACGCTGCGCGGCTTTTTCGAGAGAGAGGGTCTAAATCTAGAGTACAGGTGCGACGAACTGTCCACTGGTTCCTTTGTTTGCCGGGTGGAGCTTCCACTCGACGATTCCAATGGCAGGCCAATCATTGTGGAGGTTAACCACAAGGGTCGCAAGAAGGACTGCGTGGTGCAGTGCGCCCTGGAGGCATGTCGAACGCTGGACAGGCATGGTGTGCTCCGTCAAGCCAACCAGGAAGCACAAAAAAGGAAGCAGCTCAAGAATCGGGACTCCGATGACGAAGATGAGTTTTGGGACCGCACCGGGGATGTGGCGCGTAAGAAGCAGCGAAAGGACACTGCTGGCGTCAGTGTCACCCTTACCTATGAGGATTTG CTGAAACAAGAGATTGAGCTTAacttggaaatggaaaaggtaGAGCAGGAGATCGCCACTTAccaacaaaaggaaaaaaagcTGAAAGAGCTGGCGGCCAAACAGCAAACTGAAGGTGATGATCTGGACAACTTTATGGACATGCTCACCAAAGACGTTGAGCAACTGGACAAGACGGAGATCAAAAAGTTAAGG TTGGAGCAGCAACGACTCAAGGGCGAGCAGCAAAAGGTGGAACGCCTGCTGAAGATTGCCAAACCCACTGCTCTGCCATTTACCACAAGCCTTGCGGCGGGTTCTAAGGAGTCGGCCGTGGAGGAAGGTGgtgcagccaaaaaaaaacagctcCCCATGATTGGCAAGAGAAATCAGTTTAGTAAATTCAAGGTGGTCAAAGCGCCATCAAGCATACAGGCTATGCCTCAATCTAATGCATTTGCCTCCGATGAGGAGGAAGTCGAAGAGGAAGAGGTCAAAGAGAAAGTAAAGGAAAAGGAGGCAGAGGTGGACAATTTGGAGAAGGAAGAGACGCAGCCGGAAAGTACGACAAAGCCATCGACTCCAGAAAACGATAGCTTGAAGGAAACCAAACTCCCTGCTCAACCGGAAGAGAGCAAACCAACAGTCGCTAAAACGGAAGTCCTAAAACCAGAGAACGTGAGGTCAACAAAAGTTTCAACGGAAGCGCCCCCAGCTCCCAGCCACGCTGTTGCTTCTACTAATCCAGATGAAGTCCTCCGTACCCCCGTAGAAGACTCCAGCACGCCAGCTGAAGACATCACTGCCCGAGCTGACGACACATCGGAACCGGAAGAAGTTCAGAAAAAGCGACGTCAACGCCAGCGACAGCGCAACAAGCAGCGCCAGGATGTGGACATGGACCTGGACGAGCTGGCCGAGCATGAGGACACCGAAAAGTACGCCAAGTGGGTGCCACCGACCAACCAGAGCGGCGATGGAATCACCCACTTGAACGAGAAGTTTGGCTACTAA